A genomic segment from Lutibacter sp. A80 encodes:
- the dapF gene encoding diaminopimelate epimerase, translated as MKIHFYKYQGAGNDFIMVDNRDLSFPKKNTQLINKLCDRRFGIGADGLILLEPSDNEDFTMVYFNADGNEGSMCGNGGRCIVAFAKQLAVINNKTTFNAVDGLHFATIENEIVSLKMIDVTEVEVSNEYAFLNTGSPHHVSFTENISDLNVKEVGAKIRYGAPYFETGTNVNFTEKTATDAFKVRTYERGVEDETLACGTGVTAVAIAAHKTNKTNATNIKVEVLGGNLEVSFEKIGNSYTNVFLKGPAQFVFEGNISL; from the coding sequence ATGAAAATACATTTTTACAAATATCAAGGAGCTGGAAACGATTTTATAATGGTTGATAATAGAGACCTAAGTTTCCCTAAAAAAAACACACAACTAATTAATAAACTGTGTGATAGACGCTTTGGAATTGGAGCAGACGGACTTATATTGTTAGAGCCTTCAGATAATGAAGATTTTACTATGGTATATTTTAATGCAGACGGAAACGAAGGTAGTATGTGTGGTAATGGAGGTAGATGTATAGTTGCTTTTGCAAAACAACTGGCCGTAATTAACAACAAAACTACTTTTAATGCTGTTGACGGTTTACATTTTGCAACAATAGAAAATGAAATTGTTAGTCTTAAAATGATTGATGTAACTGAAGTTGAAGTTTCTAATGAATATGCTTTTTTAAATACTGGATCACCACACCATGTTTCTTTTACCGAAAATATTTCAGATTTAAATGTAAAAGAAGTTGGTGCTAAAATTAGATATGGCGCTCCATATTTTGAAACAGGAACAAATGTAAATTTTACTGAAAAAACAGCTACAGATGCTTTTAAAGTTAGAACTTACGAACGTGGTGTTGAAGATGAAACTTTAGCCTGTGGAACTGGAGTTACTGCCGTGGCAATAGCAGCACATAAAACAAATAAAACAAATGCTACTAATATAAAAGTTGAAGTGTTAGGCGGTAACTTAGAAGTATCTTTTGAAAAAATAGGAAATTCTTATACGAATGTATTCTTAAAAGGACCTGCACAATTTGTTTTTGAAGGTAACATCTCTTTATAA
- a CDS encoding Gfo/Idh/MocA family protein: MNRRKFLEKSSLATAAVLTSSTVLGNMDYNFNKEIKIGVIGTGARGCGLISIINKIENLNVTAISDILPFRLQNGLDRTNGTAKTYSDYKQLLNDKNIDAILISVTFSEHHKIAMDAIKAGKHVYCEKTMVKGYDGILELSKKVKNSNIIFQTGHQYHSSRLYTHVVDLIKNGKVGKITSFQCQWNRNGNWRRPVPDPSLEKAINWRMYKEFSGGLTAELSSHQIDFVNWVLEATPEKVMGMGGVNYWKDGRETFDNTHLIYNYPNGVKASFTCLTSNAKDGYQIKVLGDKGTITLGTGKAWFSSEEKQKSKLKDVDGVSGATAQIQHNNYGEPINIEHKNPTQQALLDFRDNILNNTTPLSNVITGGKTAICVQMGIEAMHKNEIIYWKPEFNI, encoded by the coding sequence ATGAATAGACGAAAATTTTTAGAAAAAAGTAGCCTTGCAACAGCAGCTGTATTAACCTCAAGCACAGTACTTGGAAACATGGATTATAATTTCAATAAAGAAATAAAAATAGGAGTTATTGGAACTGGAGCTAGAGGCTGTGGCTTAATTTCAATTATTAATAAAATTGAAAATTTAAATGTTACTGCTATTTCCGATATCCTTCCCTTTAGATTACAAAATGGATTAGATAGAACTAACGGTACTGCAAAAACCTATTCTGATTATAAACAGTTATTAAATGATAAAAATATTGATGCTATTTTAATTTCAGTGACTTTCAGTGAGCACCATAAAATTGCTATGGATGCTATAAAAGCAGGAAAACATGTGTACTGCGAAAAAACAATGGTAAAAGGTTATGATGGAATTTTAGAGCTTTCAAAAAAAGTTAAAAACTCAAATATCATTTTTCAAACCGGACATCAATACCATAGCAGTAGATTATACACCCACGTAGTAGATTTAATTAAAAACGGTAAAGTAGGTAAAATAACATCTTTTCAATGCCAATGGAACAGAAACGGTAATTGGAGAAGACCTGTACCAGATCCTTCATTAGAGAAAGCAATTAACTGGAGAATGTATAAAGAGTTTTCTGGAGGACTTACAGCTGAATTATCTTCACACCAAATAGATTTTGTTAATTGGGTCTTAGAAGCTACACCTGAAAAAGTTATGGGAATGGGCGGTGTTAATTACTGGAAAGACGGTAGAGAAACTTTTGATAACACACATTTAATTTATAATTATCCAAATGGTGTAAAAGCTAGCTTTACTTGCCTAACAAGTAATGCAAAAGACGGCTATCAAATAAAAGTATTAGGAGATAAAGGAACTATTACACTTGGCACTGGAAAAGCTTGGTTTTCTTCTGAAGAAAAACAGAAAAGTAAATTAAAAGATGTAGATGGTGTTTCAGGAGCTACAGCGCAAATACAACATAATAATTATGGCGAACCTATTAATATTGAACATAAAAATCCTACTCAACAAGCTTTATTAGATTTTAGAGATAATATTTTAAATAATACAACTCCTCTTTCTAATGTAATTACTGGAGGAAAAACAGCAATTTGTGTTCAGATGGGGATTGAGGCCATGCATAAAAATGAAATTATTTATTGGAAACCTGAATTTAACATTTAA
- a CDS encoding Crp/Fnr family transcriptional regulator: MTTDKDILKDKLNDYYSTIFEKELIDEIIETGILRTIDSHELLIDIGDRMTHIPLILSGAVKIIREDDNGDEIALYFLEKGDTCAISFVNCIHKTKSMFRGITEKHTESIFIPVDKIDNWLVKYESWRRFIIDSYHMRLIEMVQSIDSLAFKKLDDRLLKYLTDKVKIMNTNILKITHQEIAADLNTSRVVVSRLLKILENEGKIKIRRNRIIIDHI, from the coding sequence ATGACTACTGATAAAGATATCCTCAAAGACAAATTAAATGATTATTACTCAACTATTTTTGAAAAAGAATTAATTGATGAAATAATTGAAACAGGAATTTTAAGAACAATTGACAGTCACGAATTACTAATTGACATTGGTGATAGAATGACTCATATTCCACTAATATTAAGTGGTGCCGTTAAAATAATTCGAGAAGATGATAATGGTGATGAAATTGCGCTCTATTTTTTAGAAAAAGGAGACACTTGCGCTATTTCGTTTGTAAACTGTATTCACAAAACCAAAAGTATGTTTAGAGGTATTACTGAAAAACATACAGAAAGTATTTTTATACCCGTTGATAAAATTGATAATTGGCTTGTTAAATACGAAAGTTGGAGACGTTTTATTATAGATAGTTACCATATGCGTTTGATTGAAATGGTGCAATCTATAGATAGTTTAGCTTTTAAAAAACTAGACGATAGGCTATTAAAATATTTAACTGACAAAGTTAAAATAATGAATACCAATATCTTAAAAATAACACATCAAGAAATTGCAGCCGACCTAAATACTTCTAGAGTTGTTGTTTCTAGACTTTTAAAAATACTTGAAAATGAAGGAAAAATTAAAATTAGACGTAATAGAATTATTATAGACCATATTTAA
- the ligA gene encoding NAD-dependent DNA ligase LigA, translating into MSKTTKQLIEALREELRMHNYNYYVLDAPEISDYDFDIKLKELEKLEAENPDLFDSNSPTQRVGGAITKNFNTVVHKNRMYSLSNSYSKEDLEDWEKRIKKVLGTDAVEYTCELKYDGASINLTYNNGKLESAVTRGDGFEGDEVTANIRTIKSIPLVLNQSFDTSFEIRGEIILPLDGFNKMNEERIDIGEEPYRNPRNTASGSLKLQDSGEVAKRPLDCLLYTVVSDKHIKQTHFETLEFARELGFKVPKAIEVCSSIDQVFDFIEKWNTERFNLPYETDGIVVKVNSLAQQDELGYTAKSPRWAIAYKFKAEQVSTVLNEITYQVGRTGAITPVANLEPVQLAGTIVKRASLHNADQIEKLDIRVGDTVYVEKGGEIIPKIIGVDLAKRPNNSQPTTYITHCPDCNTELVRSEGDAKHYCPNEYGCPTQITSRIQHFISRKAMNIDGIGAETIELLYKEGLIYNYADLYELNIAQIIPLERMAEKSAQNIIEGIEKSKQIPFEKVLFALGIRYVGETVAKKLAKHFKSIDALMKASFNELIAVDEIGDRIAQSVIGFSSNLVNIQLVSRLKMYGVQLEMSAESQLNITTILEGEIFVVSGVFTIFNRNELKKSIEDNGGKVSGSISKKTSYIIAGENMGPSKLAKAETLGIPIISENDYLEMIS; encoded by the coding sequence ATGTCAAAAACAACGAAACAACTAATAGAAGCGCTTAGAGAGGAATTGAGAATGCATAATTACAACTATTATGTATTAGATGCTCCTGAAATTTCTGATTATGATTTTGATATAAAATTAAAAGAATTAGAAAAGCTAGAAGCTGAAAATCCAGATTTATTTGATTCTAATTCTCCAACTCAGCGCGTTGGTGGTGCAATCACTAAAAATTTTAATACTGTTGTTCATAAAAATAGAATGTATTCTTTATCCAATTCTTATTCAAAAGAAGATTTAGAAGATTGGGAAAAGAGAATAAAAAAAGTATTGGGTACTGATGCCGTTGAATATACTTGTGAATTAAAATACGATGGAGCCTCTATAAATTTAACATATAATAATGGAAAATTAGAAAGTGCTGTAACACGAGGAGATGGTTTTGAAGGAGATGAAGTAACAGCAAATATTAGAACAATAAAATCTATTCCATTAGTTTTAAATCAAAGTTTTGACACTTCTTTTGAAATTAGAGGTGAAATAATTTTGCCTTTGGATGGATTTAATAAAATGAACGAAGAGCGAATTGATATTGGAGAAGAACCATATAGAAATCCAAGAAATACAGCAAGTGGAAGTTTAAAATTACAAGACAGTGGAGAAGTTGCTAAGCGACCGTTAGATTGTTTATTATATACTGTTGTTTCAGATAAACACATTAAACAAACTCATTTTGAAACTTTAGAGTTTGCAAGAGAATTAGGTTTTAAAGTGCCAAAAGCAATTGAAGTTTGTAGCTCTATAGATCAGGTTTTTGATTTTATAGAAAAATGGAATACAGAGCGTTTTAATTTGCCTTATGAAACCGATGGTATAGTTGTTAAAGTTAACTCTTTAGCACAGCAAGATGAATTAGGGTATACTGCCAAATCACCACGTTGGGCAATTGCGTATAAATTTAAGGCAGAACAAGTAAGTACTGTTTTGAACGAAATTACATACCAAGTAGGTAGAACAGGAGCAATAACTCCAGTTGCAAATCTAGAACCAGTACAACTTGCAGGAACTATTGTTAAAAGAGCTTCGTTACACAATGCAGATCAAATTGAAAAATTAGATATTAGGGTAGGAGACACCGTTTATGTTGAAAAAGGAGGGGAAATTATCCCAAAAATTATTGGTGTAGATTTAGCGAAAAGGCCTAATAATTCTCAACCAACTACTTATATTACACATTGTCCAGATTGTAATACAGAATTGGTTAGAAGTGAAGGAGATGCTAAACATTATTGTCCAAACGAATATGGTTGTCCAACTCAAATAACAAGTCGAATTCAGCATTTTATTAGTAGAAAAGCAATGAATATTGATGGAATAGGTGCTGAAACTATTGAATTGCTATATAAAGAAGGTTTGATTTATAATTACGCTGATTTGTATGAGTTGAATATAGCTCAAATTATTCCATTGGAAAGAATGGCTGAAAAATCAGCACAAAATATTATTGAAGGTATTGAAAAGTCAAAACAAATTCCTTTTGAAAAGGTGTTATTTGCTTTAGGTATAAGATATGTAGGAGAAACAGTTGCCAAAAAATTAGCAAAGCACTTTAAATCTATTGATGCTTTAATGAAGGCTTCTTTTAATGAATTAATTGCTGTTGATGAAATAGGTGATAGAATAGCACAGAGTGTTATAGGTTTTTCATCAAATTTAGTAAATATTCAGTTGGTGTCACGTTTAAAAATGTATGGAGTACAATTGGAAATGTCTGCAGAATCTCAATTAAATATAACTACAATTTTAGAAGGTGAAATATTTGTTGTTTCTGGAGTCTTTACAATTTTTAATAGAAATGAACTTAAAAAATCTATTGAGGATAATGGAGGTAAGGTGTCTGGTTCAATTTCAAAAAAGACTTCTTATATAATTGCAGGTGAAAATATGGGGCCCAGTAAATTAGCTAAAGCAGAAACTTTAGGGATTCCAATTATTTCAGAGAATGATTATTTAGAGATGATATCTTAA
- a CDS encoding low molecular weight protein-tyrosine-phosphatase, with product MTRVLMVCLGNICRSPLAEGILKSKVIGSKVFVDSAGTGAYHVGEQPDTRSIAIANLNGIDITDQKARKFNVNDFELFDIIYVMDNSNYKNVISLAKNSQEKSKVKLILNEVFPNENLDVPDPYYGGEFGFKNVYKMLNEACEVIAKKIN from the coding sequence ATGACTAGAGTATTAATGGTTTGTTTAGGTAATATTTGCCGCTCTCCATTAGCAGAAGGAATTTTAAAATCCAAAGTAATTGGTTCTAAGGTTTTTGTTGATTCTGCTGGAACAGGAGCGTACCATGTTGGTGAGCAGCCAGATACACGATCTATTGCTATAGCCAATTTAAACGGTATTGATATTACAGATCAAAAAGCAAGAAAATTTAATGTAAATGATTTTGAATTGTTTGATATTATTTATGTAATGGATAATTCAAATTATAAAAATGTTATTTCTTTAGCTAAAAATAGTCAGGAAAAATCTAAGGTTAAGTTAATTTTAAATGAAGTTTTTCCTAATGAAAATTTAGATGTTCCAGATCCTTACTATGGAGGGGAGTTTGGATTTAAAAATGTATATAAGATGTTAAATGAAGCTTGCGAAGTAATAGCAAAAAAAATAAATTAG
- a CDS encoding peptidoglycan-binding protein LysM: protein MRKIIVFLSLISIIVIASAFTEDTNNTEKTRTIEAETAISSVPTEQEALLSLELSVKIPFIGNSFNGFREAVAFKESQGRYHVVNSLGYLGKYQFGRTTLERFKIYNTHNFLNTPELQEDAFVALCSLNKWILRKDIKRSVGKKINGVVITESGILAAAHLSGAGNVKKYLRSHGRTTFKDAFGSSIQHYLRQFSGYDTSFIEANKKPSV from the coding sequence ATGAGAAAAATAATAGTATTTTTAAGTTTAATTAGTATTATTGTTATAGCGTCAGCCTTTACAGAAGATACTAATAACACAGAAAAAACTAGAACCATAGAAGCAGAAACAGCGATTAGCTCTGTACCTACCGAACAAGAAGCCCTTTTATCTTTAGAACTAAGTGTAAAAATTCCTTTTATAGGGAATTCTTTTAACGGATTTAGAGAAGCAGTTGCTTTTAAAGAGTCTCAAGGTAGATATCACGTTGTAAACTCATTAGGTTATCTAGGAAAATACCAATTTGGTAGAACAACATTAGAGCGATTTAAAATCTACAATACACATAACTTTCTAAACACTCCTGAATTACAAGAAGATGCGTTTGTAGCGTTGTGTTCTTTAAATAAATGGATTTTAAGAAAAGACATTAAAAGAAGTGTTGGGAAAAAAATAAATGGTGTTGTAATTACAGAATCTGGAATTTTAGCTGCAGCACACTTATCTGGAGCTGGTAATGTTAAAAAATATTTAAGAAGCCATGGTAGAACTACCTTTAAAGATGCTTTTGGATCTTCTATTCAACATTATTTAAGACAATTTTCAGGGTATGATACTTCATTTATTGAAGCGAACAAAAAACCAAGTGTTTAA
- the mltG gene encoding endolytic transglycosylase MltG, whose translation MNLKKGILLIIGVLFIIGSFLAYSYYAKIYNTNTVKEGYLYIPTNSKFNDVENLIRPFLKRVKPFTWVASKKNYPNTIKPGKYKITKGMNNNDLVNLLRSGKQTPIKLSFNNQDTFEKLAGRISQQIEADSISLLNSFKDSAFYTENGFSKTTALGMYIPNTYEFYWNTSAQSFRKKMLNEYHKFWNNDRLEKAKKLNLTPNEVITLASIVQKETANISERPTVAGLYLNRLRNKWPLQADPTIIFALKAKLGEETVIKRVLKKDLEINSPYNTYKNNGLPPGLIGMPDITSIKAVLNAKKHNYYYMCASVTNIGSHEFAKTLSQHNRNAFKYQLWLNKQGVNR comes from the coding sequence ATGAATTTAAAAAAAGGTATCTTATTAATTATCGGAGTATTGTTTATAATTGGAAGCTTTTTAGCTTATAGTTATTACGCTAAAATATATAATACTAACACCGTTAAAGAAGGGTATTTATACATACCTACTAATAGTAAATTTAACGATGTTGAAAATTTAATACGTCCTTTTTTAAAAAGAGTAAAACCATTTACTTGGGTTGCTTCAAAAAAAAATTACCCTAACACTATTAAACCGGGAAAGTATAAAATTACCAAAGGAATGAATAATAATGATTTGGTAAATTTATTAAGAAGTGGCAAACAAACACCTATTAAATTATCTTTTAATAACCAAGATACTTTTGAAAAATTAGCTGGTAGAATTTCTCAACAAATTGAAGCAGACTCAATTTCGCTACTCAATAGTTTTAAGGACAGTGCTTTTTATACTGAAAATGGATTTTCTAAAACCACAGCATTAGGAATGTATATTCCAAACACCTATGAGTTTTATTGGAATACATCAGCTCAATCATTTAGAAAGAAAATGCTAAATGAATACCATAAATTTTGGAATAACGACAGATTAGAAAAAGCTAAAAAACTAAATTTAACTCCTAATGAAGTTATCACTTTAGCTTCAATAGTTCAAAAGGAAACCGCTAATATAAGTGAACGTCCAACGGTAGCTGGTTTATATTTAAATAGATTAAGAAATAAATGGCCACTTCAAGCTGATCCAACAATAATATTTGCTTTAAAAGCTAAATTAGGTGAAGAAACTGTTATTAAAAGAGTTTTAAAAAAGGACTTAGAAATAAACTCTCCTTATAATACATACAAAAACAACGGTTTACCTCCAGGGTTAATTGGTATGCCAGACATAACTTCTATTAAAGCAGTATTAAACGCAAAAAAACACAACTATTACTACATGTGTGCAAGTGTAACCAACATTGGAAGCCATGAATTTGCGAAAACGTTATCACAACATAACAGAAATGCGTTTAAGTACCAACTTTGGTTAAACAAGCAAGGTGTAAATCGATAG
- a CDS encoding lysoplasmalogenase, with translation MHNFKLTFLFFLISFIDIIGIIFKIDSLVFLFKPFILLSLLFLYSHTVDIKNRWYVLALIFSFLGDVFLLYSGDVVFKFGLGSFLIAHLIYIGIVVKRIKKASMIRVFKAITPFTIVVLGLLFFLKDYLNELMIPVVIYAFTIAVFGMVSMLDYLNEKSKKAVFMLVGSIIFIVSDAVLAINKFYEGTHIYQIIVMVTYVSAQYLIYRSMELDGKRTS, from the coding sequence ATGCATAATTTTAAGCTTACTTTTTTATTCTTTTTAATTTCATTTATAGATATTATTGGAATTATTTTTAAAATTGATAGTTTAGTATTTCTGTTTAAACCATTTATTTTATTGTCGCTTTTATTTTTGTATTCACATACTGTTGATATCAAAAATAGATGGTACGTGTTAGCTTTAATTTTTTCTTTTTTGGGAGATGTTTTCTTACTGTATTCAGGTGATGTGGTATTTAAATTTGGATTGGGCTCTTTTTTAATTGCACACCTTATATATATTGGAATTGTGGTAAAACGCATTAAAAAAGCTTCGATGATTAGAGTTTTTAAAGCAATAACTCCATTTACAATAGTAGTTTTAGGATTGTTATTTTTTTTGAAAGACTATTTAAATGAATTAATGATTCCTGTAGTGATCTATGCGTTTACTATTGCAGTTTTTGGAATGGTTTCAATGTTAGATTATTTGAATGAAAAAAGTAAAAAAGCTGTATTTATGTTAGTAGGATCTATAATTTTTATAGTTTCAGATGCGGTTTTAGCAATTAATAAATTTTATGAGGGCACACATATATATCAAATTATAGTAATGGTTACTTATGTTTCTGCACAATATTTAATTTACCGTTCAATGGAATTGGATGGAAAAAGAACTTCTTAA
- a CDS encoding trypsin-like peptidase domain-containing protein, translated as MKKILSIVLFSALGGALTLGTYKLFIEKPQMVIEKSIEEGPVTVAANYTRSMGDAIEETDFTVAAEKTLNAVVHVKNTSYKTVRDPFAEFFYGQGSGTKQYSQVGTGSGVIFSSDGYIITNNHVVKDATEIEVTLNNKKVYKAELIGSDATNDIALLKIKENNLPYITFANSDAVKVGEWVLAVGNPYNLTSTVTAGIISAKGRDLHGNGVVTDSFIQTDAAVNPGNSGGALVNTRGELIGINTAISSRTGSFIGYSFAVPSNIAKKVIEDLMEFGNVQKAVLGVKGGELNGKVAENLDIDVSEGFYISSVIDGSGAAKAGLEKDDIIINVDGVKITSFADLTGFLNTKRPNDSIEVTFIRNGEENKTNVVLSKNEISKVSSLGLELKNIEAEELKKLNIDNGVKVVDITNEELLYYGVKSGYIITAINGEKVYSVDNLNSIISTKTSGQVLRIEMLNLEGETERYIFK; from the coding sequence ATGAAAAAAATATTAAGCATTGTGTTGTTTTCGGCTTTAGGTGGAGCATTAACGCTCGGCACATATAAATTATTTATAGAAAAGCCGCAAATGGTAATTGAAAAATCAATTGAGGAAGGTCCTGTTACAGTTGCAGCAAATTATACAAGGTCTATGGGTGATGCTATAGAGGAAACAGATTTTACAGTTGCGGCTGAAAAAACATTAAATGCTGTTGTGCATGTAAAAAATACATCTTATAAAACAGTTAGAGATCCTTTTGCAGAATTCTTTTATGGACAAGGAAGTGGTACTAAACAATATTCTCAAGTTGGTACAGGAAGTGGTGTTATTTTTTCTTCAGATGGTTATATAATTACAAATAATCATGTGGTTAAAGATGCTACAGAGATAGAAGTTACCTTAAATAATAAAAAAGTATATAAAGCAGAGTTAATTGGGTCTGATGCAACAAATGATATTGCATTGTTAAAAATTAAAGAAAATAATTTACCATATATAACTTTTGCAAATTCCGATGCTGTTAAGGTAGGTGAGTGGGTTCTAGCTGTTGGAAATCCTTATAATTTAACTTCAACTGTTACCGCAGGAATTATTAGTGCAAAAGGAAGAGATTTACATGGTAATGGAGTGGTTACAGATTCGTTTATTCAAACAGATGCCGCTGTAAATCCAGGAAATAGTGGAGGAGCATTGGTTAATACACGTGGAGAACTTATTGGAATAAATACAGCAATTTCTTCTAGAACGGGTTCTTTTATAGGGTATTCGTTTGCAGTACCTTCTAATATTGCAAAAAAAGTTATTGAAGATTTAATGGAGTTTGGAAATGTGCAAAAAGCAGTTTTAGGTGTTAAAGGAGGTGAACTTAATGGAAAGGTTGCGGAAAATTTAGATATTGATGTTTCTGAAGGATTTTATATCTCTAGTGTAATTGATGGTTCAGGAGCTGCAAAAGCTGGATTGGAAAAAGACGATATAATTATTAATGTAGATGGTGTTAAAATTACTTCGTTTGCAGATTTAACAGGTTTTTTAAATACTAAAAGGCCAAATGACAGTATTGAAGTGACTTTTATTAGAAACGGTGAAGAAAATAAAACAAATGTAGTTTTAAGTAAAAATGAAATTAGTAAAGTAAGTTCTTTAGGTTTAGAATTAAAAAACATAGAAGCTGAAGAATTAAAAAAACTAAATATTGATAATGGTGTTAAAGTTGTTGATATTACCAATGAGGAATTGTTGTATTATGGTGTAAAATCAGGCTATATTATTACAGCAATTAATGGCGAGAAAGTGTACTCTGTAGATAATCTAAATTCAATTATTTCAACCAAAACTAGTGGACAAGTTTTAAGAATTGAAATGTTAAATTTAGAAGGAGAAACAGAGCGATATATATTTAAATAA
- a CDS encoding DoxX family protein, whose amino-acid sequence MNSKIFLVIRIIIAIILIQTLRFKFTAHPDSVYIFSEIGLEPYGRIGIGILELIASILILIPKTIWAGSLLTIGIIGGAVIMHLTQLGIEINNDGGQLFYMAVIVFILSTLTLWNQRKKLPIIGNKF is encoded by the coding sequence ATGAATTCTAAAATATTTCTAGTTATAAGAATTATTATCGCTATAATTCTAATTCAAACACTTCGTTTTAAATTTACTGCACATCCAGACAGCGTTTATATTTTTTCGGAAATTGGATTAGAACCTTACGGTCGCATTGGTATTGGTATATTAGAACTTATAGCTTCAATTTTAATTTTAATACCAAAAACTATTTGGGCAGGTAGCTTACTAACAATTGGAATAATTGGAGGTGCGGTTATTATGCACTTAACTCAACTTGGTATTGAAATAAATAATGATGGTGGTCAGCTATTTTACATGGCAGTTATAGTATTTATTTTAAGTACTTTAACCTTATGGAATCAGCGCAAAAAATTACCAATAATTGGAAATAAGTTTTAA
- a CDS encoding GNAT family N-acetyltransferase, protein MAILSGKHINLRALEPTDLEFLFSTENNEDFWEVSSTQLPFSKYILQQYIENAHQDIYEAKQYRFVICNEKDTPIGLIDLFDFDPQHRRVGIGIIILPKYQNKGYASDALEMVIEYAFTYLSVHQIYANIMSTNLKSIALFEKNNFKKVGIKKDWLYSNSSYKDEILYQLINS, encoded by the coding sequence ATGGCTATTTTATCTGGAAAACATATAAATTTACGAGCCTTAGAACCCACAGATCTAGAATTTTTGTTTTCTACCGAAAATAACGAAGATTTTTGGGAAGTTAGCAGCACACAACTTCCTTTCTCTAAATATATTTTACAACAATATATTGAAAATGCGCATCAAGATATTTATGAAGCTAAACAATATAGATTTGTAATTTGCAATGAAAAAGATACTCCTATTGGCTTAATAGACTTATTTGATTTTGATCCACAACATAGAAGAGTTGGTATTGGAATTATTATACTTCCTAAATACCAAAACAAAGGATATGCTTCTGATGCTCTTGAAATGGTTATAGAATATGCTTTTACTTATTTAAGTGTACATCAAATTTATGCAAACATTATGTCAACAAACTTAAAAAGTATTGCATTATTTGAAAAAAATAATTTTAAAAAAGTTGGCATCAAAAAAGATTGGCTATATTCAAATTCAAGTTATAAAGACGAGATTTTATACCAATTAATAAACAGTTAA
- a CDS encoding SAM-dependent methyltransferase gives MSDQKGKLYLIPTTLGDNEPLEVLPLSVKKIIEVLDIFIVENEKTARRFIKRITPRKSQPSLTILKLDKYADQLEVRSYLDVCESGTSVGLLSEAGVPAIADPGAEIVKLAHEKNIRVVPLVGPSSIVLAMMASGFNGQNFAFNGYLPIDTSERKRAIKQLERLSKEKNQSQIFIETPYRNDKMFADLKSTLTPTAKLCIACNITLEDEYIRTLEIQGWKKEHPDLHKKPTIFIIHKD, from the coding sequence ATGAGCGATCAAAAAGGTAAATTGTATTTAATTCCTACTACTTTAGGTGATAATGAGCCTTTAGAAGTTCTTCCTCTTTCAGTAAAGAAAATAATTGAGGTGTTAGATATTTTTATTGTAGAAAATGAAAAAACAGCACGTAGATTTATTAAACGAATTACACCTAGAAAATCACAACCTTCTTTAACAATTTTAAAGTTAGATAAGTACGCCGATCAATTAGAGGTTAGAAGTTATTTAGATGTATGCGAAAGCGGTACCTCTGTAGGGTTACTTTCCGAGGCTGGAGTTCCTGCAATTGCAGATCCAGGTGCTGAAATTGTAAAATTAGCACACGAAAAAAATATAAGAGTTGTTCCGTTAGTGGGACCTTCATCTATTGTATTAGCAATGATGGCTTCAGGCTTTAATGGGCAAAATTTTGCTTTTAATGGGTATTTACCTATTGATACTTCAGAAAGGAAAAGAGCTATTAAACAGTTAGAGAGGTTATCGAAAGAAAAAAATCAATCACAAATATTTATAGAAACTCCATATAGAAATGATAAAATGTTTGCAGATTTAAAAAGTACGTTAACTCCAACTGCAAAATTATGTATTGCTTGTAATATTACCTTAGAAGATGAGTATATAAGAACTCTTGAGATACAAGGCTGGAAAAAGGAGCATCCAGATTTACATAAAAAACCTACCATTTTTATAATTCATAAAGATTAA